TGGCTGTGCTGCACTTTCCAAAGGAAGATCTCTGATGCTCTCTGTTGGAAGTAAATGGAATTGAGTCTTGAGTAATCTGCAGTAGCTTTGTACTGCAAGCaggttttttaaaatatttgcattttatttttctcgtgCCAAGTCAGCAAAAGCTCTTAATCCAGTGTTTACCATACCACGTAGATGTTCATTAATGTTGAAACTAGTCTTTTGCTGACCACTCTTATACAAGTCCAGTGATTAGCTGATTCATATTCCCTTTCCAGCAATTGAATGTGTGACATCAGTCgtcctgtttgtgtgtgagtgtgtagaaGATCTCCACATGAATGGCTTTGGGAAAGACGACATTGAACTCTATAAATCTCAAGTCAGATTTACTTCCTTTCTTTCAAGGGAATTTATTATTTACCGGTCTGCTTCTGTGCATTGTGTCCTCCGATTGCCCCTCAATGGCATGGCCCAGTAGTGACATCTTAAAGGGATACTTAAGTATTTGGGCATTTTAGCCTGATGTCTTACCCACTCAAAGCCATACAAATCCATGGAATCTTTTTGTGCGCCCAGTTTGAAGGAatttaaatgtatcattttGTTAGCTGAGCACAATTGCTGGAAGCAAATTGTCCCAAAATGCTGACTCTCAAAAGTGGCTAATAGACCTTTTAAATACTCAAACTTGGCCATTTGTCATTTGTACTATAGTAAATCGTTCAATACACTTGTTAATTTACTGGTAATCGTAAGACATTCATTTCCTCATACATCCTTATTTACGGACTACTTTCGGATCTGACTGCGCTCAGAAAACGTATACTTGTGCCGACCTCATCACAGCTGATGAAATGCATAGTTCGGCGCGAGAGTtctgaaagaaaaatgtttaaatatattcatcaaaatacttttgattttgtatatACTTATGGAGAATACTTAATGTACAAATGTGTTATCCACCCAGCTAAGTTTCCCTTTAAGACCATGACCCAAGTCTCACATGGCTGCCTGTGCGAAACCCCCTAACGTAAACACCCTGTCTCTATCTTTTTCTCCCACCCAGGTGCTCCAGTATGAGACCACTACTCCTCTTCTATGTGTtgtacctggtgtgtgtgtgcctggggGTGCTGTGCGTGGCATTCGTCTCCTACTGGAACCACCATTGGCGCGGGGGGTTTGCTTGGGATGGCTCCGGGCTGCAGTTTAACTGGCATCCCGTGCTGATGGTGACTGGCCTGGTTGTGTTGTATGGGAATGGTGAGTCAAGGGTGGAGAGTATTATTACTGACTGTGTGGCAGGGATAAAGTTGACTTCATTGCTATGTTATGCCACTGTGAAATGCATGGATACAATTattgtttattgattgattttgaggaatttaattaaaacattataagATGTTATAATGTCCCATTCCAGCTGTCCTTTGCATGCATAAATACAATGTACACATGAGCATTAAGCAAGAGCAAGCAAGGATGCCACCTCCTGGTTAAAGACATGTATATTGTACTTCATTAAGACACTCATCTCTCTCTTTGTGCTGTAGCGGCTGTGCTGTACCGAATCCCCCTGACCTGGGGGCAGAATAAGCTGCCCTGGAAGTTGCTGCACGCTGTGCTGATGTTCATGGCCCTAATCATGTCCATAGTAGGCCTCTGCGCTGTCTTTGACTTCCACAACAAGGGTGGTACCCCCAATGTCTACTCGCTGCACAGCTGGCTGGGGATCTCCACAGTGGTGCTCTTCACTGCGCAGGTAACTGAGGTGCCCCTCTCTTCTACAGCAGACTGGTATAACTGTAGCACCATCCCAGCTCCGCAGTGCAAGAGAGGCGTTCTTTCAGTAGCAGACTCTTTTCGTCTCTTCCCACAGTGGGCTCTGGGCCTAGGTGTGTTCCTGCTGCCCTACTCTCCAGTAGAGCTGCGCAAATTGGTCAAGCCGGTGCACGTGTGGATGGGCAGTGCCATCTTCATCCTGAGCATTGTGTCCTGCATCTCCGGTATCAACGAGAAGCTCTTCTTCTCTCTGTAAGCCACCTCGTCGCTCTGCGGTGTCAGGATGTGTTGTGTCGTTTTTTGGGTGCAGTTCTAGTTGTGCATGGGGTTCCATTTCAGTGTGACATCTGTATCTATTGCTGATCGGTACTGTGCATTTATGtgactaattataataattatacagtTTAATTGCATGTGAGAGTACATCTGTGGTTGAGTGTGAATGTACGCTGTAATTATATAGTGTGTGTTGTAGTTCTCGGTGTCAACAAGGCATTCGGATCTTCTGTCTATCTTATATCTCCCATTCGTTATTTGGGGAGGATTGTATAGTCAAGTACGGCAGATATCTTGAGTATGTGTTAGTGTAAGGACAATGCTTGTCTTTGAATTGTATAGGAGTTGCAGATTTTGAGCGGTCCATTTTGTTCAGCAGAAAATCCAAGCACAATGATCTAAAATCTAATGATCCTTACAGGAGACGTGTTTTCTTGTAAGTGCTTGCTTTTATATGCAAATTTGAAGCATTTTCGGtgaatctgtgtgtgtttcttcgcTGCGTCTCTACAGGAAAGGGGGCAGCAATGTGACGAAGCCATACTCGGCCCTGCCCCCAGAGGCAGTCTTTGCCAACTCATTGGGCGTCTTGATCGTTGCCTTTGGACTGGTCGTCTTGAAGATCCTGTCCAATCAGACGTGGGAGAGGCCGGAGGCGGGCCAAGTGGACGGGAGCTCTCGAGTGAGTATGGAGACTCGTTCAGAAAAGGGAGACGTACCTGCTTCCTTTCCCACTTCCTGTGTAGTGCACAACGACTTGCTAGACTATTACACCATTTTCTTGCAGTGACAGGACACTCCATTTTACACAGTGTTTTTTCACTTTATATTCAATATGTGTGTCAATATGTAAACTAGGCCTCTAGTGAAAAATCCTAGAATACATTTTTCTATGTAAATACATGGGTTAACAAATTGTAGTAATACTCTGATTTCCATCTGATGACTTAGCTAGAGAGTTTTCCagtatttcttgttttgtgaCCACATGTTTTTCTGATTCACAGCCGCTGCTACATGACGAGAACTGATATTTGCAGAGAATTAAGTTTCCTTTGAAGGCCAACACCAGGATGTGGGAGTGAGTGTAGCTGGCCTAGGGCAACAATGAGGAGTTGGCACAGTCCCCACACAGGTGCTGCTTCTAGATCAGTGATGCTAAATGGAAAAACCCTGCTTTcacaaaaattataattataatttatatttataggaGCTGATGGGCAAATATTTCATCAATATACAGAATGGAGAAATGTGTTCGTCATTATCGGTATTAAAGAATCAGAACATACATTCCCCTTTCAAATTGCATTCCgcctgtaagtgtgtgtgtgtgtgtgtgtgtgtaatattttatatcattatatatatatatttgcgtGTGTGTTTCAATGGCTAAAACTGCATTGGCTGACAGCTGTGAGCTACTGCTGGTGAGGTTGATGTGATTAAGCAAACAAAGACTGCAGGAATGTTAAATGAATTTCTGAAtgttaaataaaagtattttcatTAAAGGTTTGAACTGTCCTGCTGTTCAAACATGCTCAGAAATCGATTTCaacatttgtttgttgtgtgGTGTACCACATTATATTAAAATCACATTTAGGGTACAATTGGAAATTATGTATCTGCCTAGTTGTTagcatttaatttcaaaatttTATATGATGATCTGcgattaataaaacatttacccTGGATTGCCATTGAATAGTCAACTGATGCACTGGGCCCTTTTGTGTGTTTAAGTTCTGTAATTTCTCATCCATCCTTAATGATTTTCAGCAACCTATCTATTCTTTTGTTATTCTGTTCCTGATTTTTGGTTTTGAGATTCTGTTTTATAGCCATGCCACAAAGTTTTATATCCTACTTTCACATGATGTACCCTTTGTATAATAGGCAATGTGATTCCCATCCTGTTGAACAGCATCCAAAGGTAGCAGGAGTTAGCAGTCTACCAAAGTGGTTATCTTTTGTTTTTCCCTAAACATGAGAAATGTTGACTCGAAAGCTTTCTTGTATATATCAAAGTGGCAGCATCCATCTAGAGAATATTTGGAATTGGGAAATTGGACAGCTTGGGAAATATCAAATCCatccagcccccccaccccctttcttGTCTGAAGCTGTCTTTTGAATTCAGTAGCTATTTCTAGCCTTGTCAAATTCTAAATGCCTTTTGATAAGTCAAAAATCCAGATATAAAGATTCTTTaacttcttatttatttattgatcttACCCCTCCCTTTTCACTCTCAGTGCCCTGTAATCTTTGAAGTATTTTTGAAGAGTGGGTGTCGGGTTTGTGTTTCCCTCTGAGGTTGTGTTTCTGATTCCAGTGAACACTTATGTGCCTAAAATATGTGACCAAACATCCCAGCTTCTTCCAGCTGTAGCTTTAAGCAAATATCACGAAGCTACGACTGATTTCAGCTGCTCTTTAAAGAGGTAATCTAGCAGGGCTGTCTTGTTGCCAGTAAACTGGAATCAGAATCAGTAATTGTAAGTATTAGGTGATGAAGGATCATGAAAGGATTTCAGGGTAAACCGTTCTGACTCCAGAAGCGCACTGGCAAATTAAATCCAAGTCGGTTAGTGTCTTGTCAGCAGATGCGAGTCCTGCAATTTGGGAGATCAGAGCAGGGCTCCAAGATGTGAACATCTTCACAGTGGGGGGGCTCCTCTCTCTGATCATGTGCCTGTGGATCAGGCAGGGTACAGCTCGGCAGGAGGTCGGCCCAGGGAGACCCTCATCAGCACAGAGATACGCCAGCTGTAACTGATCACATTATAGAGACGTGCACAGCAGTCTGCAGAACAGCACAATCCTGGTGGACTGGCCAGCTGAAGTTGGCTGAAGCCTTGCTACTTGTTGTATGATTTGGATTGTGCATCCCTCAAAGGAATTAAACACTTTACCATATGTATTTAAACTTTTCAAATGCTGCTTTGATCATTTTGATCCGTTTTAATGAATGAAATCATCTGCAAATAGTGCTTTAGGTATGTACTAGCCACCATAGTTTGCTtgtggaaaataattaaatatagacACACTCACGTGATACCAGAATATCGCTGTGACTCTAATTAAATGAGCAAATGCCCAggaaatgcaaattaaacaaataataataataattttgcctaaaagtagatttttcttttatggtcattttcttttcatagtTTAAAGCAAAGCACAAACCTAAAGATTGTCTAATGAGAAATCTGAACAGGAACTGAGAAGACTCGGTGTGTTCTCGGATGTGAGGGTCTCACTC
This DNA window, taken from Amia ocellicauda isolate fAmiCal2 chromosome 9, fAmiCal2.hap1, whole genome shotgun sequence, encodes the following:
- the LOC136759420 gene encoding lysosomal membrane ascorbate-dependent ferrireductase CYB561A3, with translation MRPLLLFYVLYLVCVCLGVLCVAFVSYWNHHWRGGFAWDGSGLQFNWHPVLMVTGLVVLYGNAAVLYRIPLTWGQNKLPWKLLHAVLMFMALIMSIVGLCAVFDFHNKGGTPNVYSLHSWLGISTVVLFTAQWALGLGVFLLPYSPVELRKLVKPVHVWMGSAIFILSIVSCISGINEKLFFSLKGGSNVTKPYSALPPEAVFANSLGVLIVAFGLVVLKILSNQTWERPEAGQVDGSSRPLLHDEN